Proteins encoded in a region of the Bradyrhizobium sp. CB3481 genome:
- a CDS encoding M15 family metallopeptidase: MRDFAHSNRINFAALTMSGSGAVRRAALALVFAAIYAASTTAHAQKLPGGFVYLRDIDPSIIQDIRYASANNFVGRPLRGYQAAECVVKREVGLLLKSVQQELALQNLSLKMFDCYRPARAVADMVAWSRDGKETPAQKRYNPSFSKADLFRLGYIAARSGHSTGAALDLTLVDLKADNSGVFDPGKGYADCTANVNLRAPEGSVDMGTGYDCSDVKANTSAKSITALQRRWREKLVLVMARRGFVNYSKEWWHFSLPGAGGQAHDFPIQRR; this comes from the coding sequence GTGCGGGATTTCGCTCACTCCAACCGGATCAACTTCGCGGCGCTGACAATGTCCGGCAGCGGTGCGGTAAGGCGCGCGGCGCTCGCCCTGGTGTTCGCAGCCATCTACGCTGCGAGCACCACCGCACACGCGCAAAAGCTGCCCGGCGGATTCGTCTACCTGCGCGATATCGATCCCTCCATCATCCAGGACATCCGCTACGCCAGCGCCAACAATTTCGTTGGCCGTCCGCTCCGCGGATATCAGGCCGCCGAATGCGTGGTGAAGCGCGAGGTCGGCCTGCTGCTCAAGAGCGTGCAGCAAGAGCTCGCGCTGCAGAACCTGTCGCTGAAGATGTTCGATTGCTACCGCCCGGCGCGCGCGGTGGCCGACATGGTGGCGTGGTCGCGCGACGGCAAGGAAACGCCGGCGCAGAAGCGCTACAATCCCTCGTTCAGCAAGGCCGACCTGTTTCGCTTAGGCTATATCGCCGCGCGTTCCGGCCATTCCACCGGGGCCGCGCTCGACCTGACACTGGTCGATCTGAAGGCCGACAATTCGGGCGTCTTCGATCCCGGCAAGGGCTACGCCGACTGTACCGCCAACGTGAACCTGCGCGCGCCGGAGGGCAGTGTCGACATGGGCACCGGCTATGATTGCTCCGACGTCAAGGCCAACACATCGGCGAAATCCATCACGGCACTCCAGCGCCGCTGGCGGGAGAAGCTGGTTCTGGTGATGGCGCGGCGCGGATTTGTGAACTATTCGAAGGAATGGTGGCACTTCTCGCTGCCTGGAGCAGGCGGTCAGGCCCATGATTTCCCGATACAGCGGCGATAG
- a CDS encoding CPBP family intramembrane glutamic endopeptidase produces the protein MAGRQFSEYLALNWPSHDELMSSFAVAVILVLAQMVLWSGGQSANPLFTVKGAGGLLVLLIGGCIAGPIMEEFVFRGFMFRGWSESFLGPIGAIVLTSALWGMYHTQYDWSGRLWIFVVGLVLCTFRWRSGSTWLAVVVHSGLNMFIFFTSRLYA, from the coding sequence ATGGCGGGCCGGCAGTTCTCCGAATATCTCGCGCTGAATTGGCCAAGCCACGACGAACTTATGAGCTCCTTCGCAGTCGCGGTCATCCTCGTGCTGGCGCAGATGGTGCTGTGGTCCGGTGGACAGTCGGCCAATCCGCTTTTCACGGTCAAGGGAGCAGGCGGTTTGCTCGTCCTGCTGATCGGCGGCTGCATCGCCGGGCCGATCATGGAAGAATTCGTCTTCCGCGGCTTCATGTTTCGCGGCTGGTCGGAATCCTTTCTCGGTCCGATCGGCGCTATTGTGCTGACGTCAGCGTTGTGGGGGATGTATCACACCCAATACGATTGGTCGGGCCGCTTATGGATATTCGTTGTGGGTCTCGTGCTCTGCACGTTTCGTTGGCGCAGCGGTTCAACCTGGCTGGCGGTGGTCGTTCACTCAGGCTTGAATATGTTCATTTTCTTCACGTCAAGGCTGTACGCCTAG
- a CDS encoding type II CAAX endopeptidase family protein: protein MDSLTSATAVAAQPATSDPRPPRVWKFWGTALWGLFIFAAMFLGQLAVIIYFVLRQGGSFDVAEAIRVVGGGLTISLSVILGLPAVLLATWVAIRPTRISFTDYLGLRLTSWRNFFIGLAALAILVGGWDLLSRALGREVTSGFMGEVLKSAQADGALWLLVIAFTVAAPMWEEIFARGFLYRGWSESKLGVAGAIFLSSLAWTSLHLQYDWFFFGEVFSIGLLLGYLRYRTGSTWLTIVLHGINNLAATIQTFWLAG from the coding sequence ATGGACTCACTTACGTCAGCAACTGCGGTTGCAGCCCAGCCAGCTACCTCCGATCCGCGGCCGCCACGCGTCTGGAAATTCTGGGGCACCGCGCTGTGGGGCCTGTTCATCTTCGCCGCCATGTTCCTCGGGCAGCTTGCGGTCATCATCTATTTCGTGCTGCGCCAAGGCGGATCATTCGATGTCGCCGAGGCGATCCGGGTCGTTGGTGGCGGCCTCACCATCTCGCTCTCGGTGATCCTCGGATTACCCGCCGTGTTGCTGGCGACCTGGGTCGCGATCCGTCCGACCCGGATATCCTTTACCGACTATCTAGGCCTGCGCTTGACCTCATGGCGCAATTTCTTCATCGGTCTTGCGGCGCTCGCCATCCTGGTCGGCGGTTGGGACCTGCTGTCGCGGGCGCTCGGGCGTGAGGTGACGTCGGGCTTCATGGGCGAGGTGCTGAAGTCCGCACAGGCCGACGGCGCGCTGTGGCTGCTGGTGATCGCGTTTACCGTCGCGGCGCCGATGTGGGAGGAAATCTTTGCCCGCGGCTTCCTCTACCGCGGCTGGTCGGAATCAAAACTCGGCGTCGCCGGCGCCATCTTCCTGTCGTCGCTGGCCTGGACCTCGCTGCATCTGCAGTACGACTGGTTCTTCTTCGGCGAGGTGTTTTCGATCGGACTTCTGCTGGGATACCTCCGCTACCGCACGGGCTCGACCTGGCTGACGATCGTCCTGCACGGCATCAACAATCTGGCCGCGACGATCCAAACGTTTTGGCTAGCGGGCTGA
- the plsY gene encoding glycerol-3-phosphate 1-O-acyltransferase PlsY has translation MSDALLIVAFLIGYLLGSIPFGLVLTKLAGTEDLRSIGSGNIGATNVLRTGRKGLAAATLIGDALKGTVAVVIAGYLGGANAAMLAALGAFLGHLFPVWLKFQGGKGVATYIGVLIGLFWPAAVIFCLIWLATALTSRYSSLSALIAAFVTPLFLWWFGHPALASLFVVLTLLLFWKHSENIKRLQAGTEGRIGAK, from the coding sequence ATGTCTGATGCATTGCTCATCGTCGCCTTCCTGATCGGCTATCTTCTCGGCTCGATCCCGTTCGGCCTGGTGCTGACCAAGCTCGCCGGCACGGAGGATTTGCGCTCGATCGGCTCCGGCAATATCGGCGCCACCAACGTGCTTCGCACCGGCCGCAAGGGCCTCGCCGCGGCAACGCTGATCGGGGACGCGCTCAAGGGCACGGTCGCGGTCGTCATCGCGGGTTATCTGGGCGGCGCCAATGCAGCAATGCTCGCGGCGCTTGGCGCCTTCCTCGGCCACCTCTTTCCGGTCTGGCTGAAATTCCAGGGCGGCAAGGGCGTTGCCACCTACATCGGCGTCCTGATCGGCCTGTTCTGGCCGGCCGCCGTGATCTTCTGCCTGATCTGGCTGGCGACCGCCCTCACCTCGCGCTATTCGTCGCTGTCGGCACTGATCGCCGCCTTCGTGACGCCGCTATTCCTGTGGTGGTTCGGCCACCCCGCGCTGGCCTCGCTGTTCGTTGTCCTGACGCTGCTCTTGTTCTGGAAGCACAGCGAGAACATCAAGCGGCTGCAGGCGGGCACCGAGGGGCGGATCGGAGCGAAGTAG
- the dprA gene encoding DNA-processing protein DprA, translating to MHDRSYQILHLTDADRIDRLRLIRSDNVGPRTFNSLIAHFGSARAALERLPDLARRGGAQRSQRICSEDDARAEIAASRKIGVSLVAPGEVAYPPRLAALDDPPPLLGVRGHPDTLMRPMIAIVGSRNASGAGLKFAGKLARDLGDAGFVVISGLARGIDQAAHRTTIESGTVAVLAGGHDRIYPPEHDDLLAALLECGGAISEMPLGHVPRARDFPRRNRLISGASLGVVVIEAAHRSGSLITARMAAEQGREVFAVPGSPLDPRAAGTNDLIKQGAALVTEAGDVINAIAPIMERPIVLTAREGDDEPLDFDTDPDQRERIVALLGPSPISLDDLIRMSGLSAALVRTVLLELELAGRLERHGGGLVSLV from the coding sequence ATGCATGACCGCTCCTACCAGATACTTCACCTCACCGATGCCGATCGTATCGACCGGCTGCGGCTGATCCGCTCCGACAATGTCGGCCCGCGCACCTTCAACTCGCTGATCGCCCATTTCGGCTCTGCGCGGGCGGCGCTGGAGCGGCTGCCCGATCTGGCGCGGCGCGGCGGGGCTCAGCGTTCGCAGCGCATCTGCAGCGAGGACGACGCGCGAGCAGAAATCGCCGCGAGCAGGAAGATCGGCGTTTCGCTGGTGGCGCCAGGCGAAGTCGCCTATCCGCCGCGGCTGGCGGCGCTCGATGACCCGCCGCCTTTGCTCGGCGTGCGCGGCCATCCCGATACGCTGATGCGGCCGATGATCGCCATCGTCGGCTCGCGCAACGCTTCCGGCGCCGGGCTGAAATTCGCCGGCAAGCTGGCGCGCGATCTCGGCGACGCCGGCTTTGTCGTCATCTCGGGCCTGGCGCGCGGCATCGACCAGGCCGCGCATCGCACCACGATCGAGAGCGGCACGGTCGCGGTGCTGGCCGGCGGCCACGACCGGATCTATCCGCCGGAGCACGACGATCTGCTCGCGGCGCTGCTCGAATGCGGCGGCGCGATCTCGGAAATGCCGCTCGGCCACGTGCCGCGCGCCCGCGACTTTCCCCGCCGCAACCGCCTGATCTCGGGCGCCTCGCTCGGTGTCGTCGTGATCGAGGCCGCGCACCGCTCCGGCTCGCTGATCACGGCGCGGATGGCGGCCGAACAGGGCCGCGAAGTGTTTGCCGTGCCGGGCTCGCCGCTGGATCCGCGCGCCGCCGGCACCAATGATCTGATCAAGCAGGGCGCGGCGCTGGTCACCGAAGCCGGTGACGTCATCAATGCCATTGCCCCGATCATGGAGCGGCCGATCGTGCTCACGGCGCGCGAAGGCGATGACGAGCCGCTCGACTTCGACACCGATCCGGACCAGCGCGAGCGCATCGTTGCGCTGCTCGGGCCAAGCCCGATCAGCCTCGACGATCTGATCCGGATGTCGGGGCTATCAGCCGCGCTGGTGCGCACCGTGCTGCTGGAGCTCGAACTTGCCGGCCGGCTGGAGCGCCACGGCGGCGGGCTGGTGTCGCTAGTCTAA
- a CDS encoding acyl-CoA dehydrogenase family protein, whose translation MSQATFATHEVFNQSPPFCDVDLYAADRPLVDAVAANGGAAAEEELSEFGRHWGSAAMAERGRLANENTPKLRTFDSRGHRRDEVEFHPAYHELMAHSAHAGVHNSTWTSLGKPAGGASEVIRAAKFYIAAQVETGHLCPITMTRASVAALAEQPDLLARVMPVLGTRSYDPAFAPWWTKRGMTLGMGMTEKQGGTDVRSNMTWAERDGNAYQITGHKWFMSAPMCDAFLVLAQAEEGLSCFLMPRFTPDGAVNAIRFQRLKDKLGNRSNASSEVEFHGAYAERVGAEGKGIRTIIQMVQLTRQDCAIASAGLMRSGLAHALHHARHRSVFQKHLADQPLMQAVLSDMALHVEATVALVMRLCRSFDRSPFDTREATYMRLLTPAIKYWVCKSAPAFLYEAMECLGGNGYVEEGILARHYRESPVNAIWEGSGNVMCLDVLRAVSREPEAAAGIVHELTGETLGLPGAVEATSFIGKAFCRPDNERVARLAVEKLALLAASAALNAVSPRHAELFAATRLAGNHAGMYGAVDLAPEDIRGLLERVLP comes from the coding sequence ATGAGCCAGGCAACGTTCGCGACCCACGAGGTCTTCAACCAGTCGCCGCCCTTCTGCGATGTCGATCTCTATGCGGCCGACCGGCCGCTGGTTGACGCTGTCGCTGCCAATGGCGGCGCTGCCGCTGAGGAGGAATTGTCTGAATTCGGCAGACATTGGGGCTCGGCGGCGATGGCCGAGCGGGGCCGTCTCGCCAATGAGAACACGCCGAAACTGCGCACCTTCGATTCGAGGGGCCATCGCCGTGACGAGGTCGAATTTCATCCGGCCTATCATGAGCTGATGGCGCACTCCGCGCATGCCGGGGTGCATAATTCGACCTGGACGTCCCTGGGCAAGCCGGCGGGGGGCGCGTCGGAAGTGATACGCGCGGCAAAATTCTACATCGCCGCGCAGGTCGAGACCGGGCATCTTTGTCCGATCACCATGACACGGGCCTCGGTCGCCGCGCTGGCGGAGCAGCCGGATCTCTTGGCCCGGGTGATGCCCGTGCTGGGAACGCGGTCCTACGATCCGGCCTTTGCGCCGTGGTGGACCAAGCGCGGCATGACGCTCGGCATGGGAATGACCGAGAAGCAGGGCGGCACCGACGTGCGTTCCAACATGACGTGGGCGGAGCGCGACGGAAATGCCTATCAGATCACCGGCCACAAATGGTTCATGTCGGCGCCAATGTGCGACGCCTTCTTGGTGCTGGCGCAGGCCGAGGAGGGCCTGAGCTGTTTCCTGATGCCCCGCTTCACGCCCGACGGCGCGGTCAACGCGATCAGGTTCCAGCGGCTGAAGGACAAGCTCGGCAACCGGTCCAATGCTTCGTCCGAGGTCGAGTTTCACGGCGCCTATGCCGAGCGCGTCGGCGCCGAGGGCAAGGGCATCCGCACCATCATCCAGATGGTGCAGCTTACGCGGCAGGACTGCGCGATCGCCTCCGCCGGACTGATGCGCTCGGGCCTTGCGCATGCGCTGCATCATGCGCGGCATCGCAGCGTGTTCCAAAAACACCTTGCCGATCAACCGCTGATGCAGGCGGTGTTGTCGGACATGGCGCTGCATGTCGAGGCAACGGTCGCGCTGGTGATGCGGCTGTGCCGTTCGTTCGACCGTTCGCCTTTCGATACCAGGGAAGCCACCTATATGCGGCTGCTGACGCCCGCCATCAAATACTGGGTCTGCAAGAGCGCGCCCGCCTTTCTCTATGAAGCGATGGAGTGCCTCGGCGGCAATGGCTATGTGGAGGAGGGCATTCTGGCGCGGCATTACCGGGAATCCCCGGTGAACGCGATCTGGGAAGGCTCGGGCAATGTCATGTGCCTCGACGTGCTCCGCGCGGTGTCGCGTGAGCCGGAGGCGGCGGCCGGCATCGTGCATGAGCTGACCGGCGAGACGCTTGGCCTGCCGGGCGCGGTCGAAGCAACCAGCTTCATCGGCAAGGCATTCTGCCGGCCGGACAACGAACGTGTGGCGCGGCTGGCGGTCGAGAAGCTAGCGCTACTGGCGGCCTCAGCCGCACTCAATGCGGTATCGCCCCGCCATGCCGAACTGTTCGCGGCCACGCGGCTTGCCGGCAATCACGCCGGCATGTATGGCGCGGTTGATCTCGCTCCCGAAGATATTCGCGGCCTGCTGGAGCGGGTGCTGCCTTGA
- a CDS encoding NAD(P)H-dependent oxidoreductase: MKLLHLDSSVLGPHSVSRQVSAAIVERLRQANPGLETVYRDVTATPLGHLSGLHLAAGQGAAPEPSVREDLATGQAVLDEFLAADIVVIGAPMYNFSVPSQLKAWIDRILVAGKTFKYGAQGVEGLAGGKRVIVAISRGGYYGSGTPAAAGEHLETYLRWVFGFIGINNPEFISADGIKVGPEHREKAVAGALKAAADLHAA; this comes from the coding sequence ATGAAACTCCTGCATCTCGATTCCAGCGTCCTTGGCCCCCACTCCGTCAGCCGCCAGGTTTCCGCGGCCATCGTCGAGCGGCTGCGCCAGGCCAATCCCGGGCTTGAAACCGTGTATCGCGACGTCACGGCGACGCCGCTCGGCCACCTCAGCGGCCTGCACCTCGCCGCCGGCCAAGGCGCCGCACCCGAGCCGTCGGTGCGCGAGGACCTCGCCACGGGACAGGCCGTGCTGGACGAGTTCCTCGCCGCCGACATCGTCGTGATCGGGGCTCCGATGTACAATTTCAGCGTTCCGAGCCAGCTCAAGGCCTGGATCGATCGCATCTTGGTCGCGGGCAAGACATTTAAATACGGCGCGCAGGGCGTCGAAGGGCTTGCCGGCGGCAAGCGCGTCATCGTCGCGATCTCGCGCGGCGGCTATTACGGCTCGGGCACGCCGGCGGCGGCCGGCGAGCACCTCGAAACCTATCTGCGCTGGGTGTTCGGCTTCATCGGCATCAACAATCCGGAATTCATTTCCGCCGATGGTATCAAGGTCGGCCCCGAGCATCGCGAAAAGGCGGTGGCGGGCGCACTGAAGGCGGCAGCCGATCTTCACGCCGCGTGA
- a CDS encoding aspartate carbamoyltransferase catalytic subunit: MTPISKSTFVLGHRHLLGIEGLSAADITGLLDLSEEYVELNRQVDKKRTSLRGRTQVNLFFEASTRTQSSFELAGKRLGADVMNMSVSSSSIRKGETLMDTAVTLNAMHPDILVVRHHASGAVELLARKVDGSVINAGDGAHEHPTQALLDALTIRRNKGRLEGLVIAICGDVMHSRVARSNILLLNTMGARVRVVAPSTLLPRGIERMGVEVARDMREGLNGADIVMMLRLQRERMNGSFVPSSQEYFHYFGLDQKKLSYAKPDALVMHPGPMNRGVEIDSLVADGAQSLIREQVEMGVAVRMAVLEALARNLPNA; this comes from the coding sequence ATGACCCCTATATCGAAATCGACATTCGTCCTCGGGCACCGGCATCTGCTGGGAATCGAGGGGCTTTCCGCTGCCGACATTACCGGCCTGCTCGACCTTTCCGAGGAATATGTCGAGCTCAATCGCCAGGTGGACAAAAAGCGCACCTCTTTGCGCGGTCGCACCCAGGTGAACCTGTTTTTCGAGGCTTCCACCCGCACGCAATCCTCGTTCGAGCTGGCCGGAAAGCGGCTCGGCGCCGACGTCATGAACATGTCGGTATCCTCGTCCTCGATCCGCAAGGGCGAGACGCTGATGGACACGGCGGTGACGCTGAACGCCATGCACCCGGATATCCTGGTGGTGCGGCATCACGCCTCCGGCGCCGTGGAACTGCTGGCGCGCAAGGTTGACGGTTCCGTGATCAATGCCGGCGACGGTGCCCACGAACATCCGACGCAGGCACTGCTGGATGCGCTGACCATCCGCCGTAACAAGGGCCGGCTCGAAGGGCTCGTGATCGCGATCTGCGGCGACGTGATGCATTCACGGGTGGCACGCTCCAACATCCTGCTGCTCAACACCATGGGCGCCCGCGTCCGCGTCGTCGCTCCCTCCACGCTCCTGCCGCGCGGCATCGAGCGGATGGGCGTCGAGGTTGCGCGCGACATGCGCGAGGGCCTCAATGGTGCCGACATCGTGATGATGCTGCGTCTGCAGCGCGAGCGCATGAATGGCTCGTTCGTGCCGTCGAGCCAGGAATACTTCCACTATTTCGGCCTCGACCAGAAGAAGCTGTCCTACGCCAAGCCGGACGCGCTGGTGATGCATCCGGGTCCGATGAACCGCGGTGTGGAGATCGACTCGCTGGTGGCGGATGGCGCGCAATCGCTGATCCGTGAACAGGTAGAAATGGGAGTGGCGGTGCGGATGGCGGTGCTCGAAGCGCTCGCCCGCAACCTGCCGAATGCGTAA
- a CDS encoding amidase — MISLAELQRRIEAGDLSADAAIQQSLEAIAAQDKTIGAFVCHRLAAHAPSDGPLRGIAVGIKDIIDTANFSTEMGSPIYRGFHPRADAPVVAMLKLAGATIIGKTTTTAFASIDPTPTLNPHNHGHTPGGSSSGSAAAVAAGMIPLALGTQTGGSVIRPASFCGVAAIKPSYRLLPTVGVKCYSWTLDTVGLFAAGVDDVARGLAGMTGRPELLLPPDIPTPRIGVVTQDFAGSPEASGGEALQTAARAAERAGATVHGVDLPEIVAEAWRAHPVIQEFEAHQALAWEYREHYDAMAPLLRAKLDESKGTPHAAYDAAVAVAHRARQALETVFDEIDVLLTLSAPGAAPKGLGSTGDARYNRLWTLMGVPCVNVPAFVAEGNLPVGVQVIAKHGADARALAAARFVERAIARQ, encoded by the coding sequence ATGATCTCGCTCGCCGAACTCCAGCGCCGCATCGAAGCCGGCGATCTCTCCGCCGATGCCGCAATCCAGCAGTCTCTGGAAGCCATCGCCGCGCAGGACAAAACGATTGGCGCCTTCGTTTGCCACCGTCTGGCGGCTCATGCACCGAGCGACGGCCCGCTGCGCGGAATTGCTGTCGGCATCAAGGACATCATTGATACGGCCAACTTCTCCACCGAAATGGGCTCGCCAATCTATCGCGGCTTTCATCCGCGCGCGGACGCGCCAGTCGTCGCCATGCTCAAGCTGGCCGGCGCGACCATCATCGGCAAGACCACCACCACCGCGTTCGCCTCGATCGATCCAACACCGACGCTCAATCCGCACAACCACGGCCATACGCCCGGCGGATCATCATCGGGATCAGCGGCCGCGGTCGCAGCCGGCATGATCCCGCTGGCGCTGGGCACGCAGACCGGCGGCTCGGTGATCCGCCCCGCCTCGTTCTGCGGTGTCGCTGCCATCAAGCCGTCCTACCGTTTGCTGCCGACGGTCGGTGTCAAATGCTACTCGTGGACGCTCGATACGGTCGGCCTGTTCGCGGCCGGCGTCGATGACGTGGCGCGCGGACTTGCTGGGATGACCGGCCGGCCTGAATTGCTCCTGCCGCCGGACATTCCGACACCGCGCATCGGCGTGGTGACCCAGGATTTCGCAGGTAGCCCGGAGGCGTCAGGCGGAGAGGCGCTGCAGACCGCCGCGCGCGCGGCGGAACGCGCCGGTGCCACTGTGCATGGGGTTGATTTGCCGGAAATTGTCGCGGAGGCTTGGCGCGCACATCCAGTGATCCAGGAATTCGAGGCGCACCAGGCGCTCGCCTGGGAGTATCGCGAACATTACGACGCAATGGCGCCGCTGTTGCGCGCCAAGCTTGATGAAAGCAAGGGCACGCCGCACGCCGCCTATGATGCGGCGGTTGCCGTCGCGCACCGCGCCAGACAGGCGCTGGAAACAGTGTTCGACGAGATCGACGTGCTGCTGACCTTGTCCGCGCCGGGCGCGGCGCCCAAGGGATTGGGTTCGACCGGCGACGCCCGTTACAACCGTCTGTGGACGCTGATGGGCGTTCCTTGTGTCAACGTCCCGGCCTTTGTGGCCGAAGGCAATCTGCCCGTGGGTGTGCAGGTGATCGCGAAACATGGTGCTGATGCCAGGGCGCTGGCGGCAGCGCGGTTTGTCGAGCGGGCGATCGCGCGCCAGTAA
- a CDS encoding helix-turn-helix domain-containing protein produces MRPEHINVPALPPRGHDGENCRAVASVLARVGDKWSVFVIMMLIDGPQRFNELKRKIGGISQRMLTLTLRGLERDGLVTRTIFPTIPPRVDYELTDLGRGLAEPVQALGKWAFEHLPEIEGARTSFDARNLRD; encoded by the coding sequence ATGAGACCCGAGCACATCAATGTTCCTGCCTTGCCGCCCCGCGGTCACGACGGGGAAAACTGCCGCGCCGTGGCGTCGGTGCTGGCGCGGGTCGGCGACAAATGGAGCGTGTTCGTGATCATGATGCTGATCGACGGGCCGCAGCGCTTCAACGAGCTCAAGCGCAAGATCGGCGGCATCTCGCAGCGGATGCTGACGCTCACACTGCGTGGGCTGGAGCGCGATGGTCTCGTCACGCGCACGATCTTTCCGACGATCCCGCCGCGGGTTGATTACGAGCTGACCGATCTTGGCCGCGGTCTGGCCGAGCCCGTGCAGGCGCTTGGCAAATGGGCGTTCGAGCACCTGCCGGAGATCGAGGGCGCGCGGACCAGTTTCGACGCGCGCAATCTAAGGGATTAG
- a CDS encoding dihydroorotase: MLTERRPILLANARVVDPSRDFDGPGDVLIADGTIRDSKRGIGAAGVPEGTDIINCAGKIVAPGLIDMRAFVGEPGASHRETFASASQAAAAGGITSIICQPDTSPVIDNSATVDFVLRRARDTAIVNIHPMAALTKGLRGEEMTEIGLLKAAGAVAFTDGDKSVTNAQVMRRALTYARDFDALIVHHTEDPDLVGEGVMNEGEFAARLGLAGIPNAAEAVMLERDMRLVALTGGRYHAASLSSMESLEILKRAREAGLDVSASVSINHVTLNENDIGPYRTFLKLSPPLRTEEDRTALVAAVASGLIDVIMSDHNPQDVEVKRLPFAEAASGAVGLQTMLPAALRLVHNGEMDFKTLIRAMSTRPAELLGLPGGTLRAGSPADVIVIDPDTPWILDPADLKSQCKNTPFDEARFSGRVVRTIVGGRTVYEHV; this comes from the coding sequence ATGCTGACAGAACGCCGCCCGATCCTGCTGGCCAATGCCCGCGTCGTCGATCCCTCCAGGGATTTTGACGGCCCCGGCGACGTCTTGATTGCCGACGGCACGATCCGTGACAGTAAGCGTGGCATCGGCGCGGCCGGCGTGCCCGAGGGCACCGACATCATCAACTGCGCCGGCAAGATCGTCGCGCCCGGGCTGATCGACATGCGCGCCTTTGTCGGTGAGCCCGGCGCCAGCCACCGCGAAACCTTTGCCTCCGCCAGCCAAGCGGCGGCCGCCGGCGGCATCACCAGCATCATCTGCCAGCCGGATACTTCGCCCGTCATCGACAATTCGGCCACCGTCGACTTCGTGCTGCGCCGCGCCCGCGACACCGCCATCGTCAACATCCACCCGATGGCGGCGTTGACCAAAGGCCTGCGCGGCGAGGAGATGACCGAGATCGGGCTGCTCAAGGCGGCCGGCGCGGTTGCCTTCACCGACGGCGACAAGAGCGTCACCAATGCCCAGGTGATGCGCCGCGCCCTCACCTATGCGCGCGACTTCGATGCGCTGATCGTGCACCACACCGAGGACCCCGACCTCGTCGGCGAGGGCGTGATGAACGAGGGCGAGTTCGCCGCAAGGCTCGGCCTGGCCGGCATTCCTAATGCCGCCGAAGCGGTCATGCTCGAACGCGACATGCGCCTGGTCGCGCTGACCGGCGGGCGCTATCACGCCGCCTCGCTGTCCTCGATGGAGTCGCTGGAAATTCTGAAGCGCGCCCGCGAGGCGGGGCTCGACGTCAGCGCCTCGGTGTCGATCAACCATGTCACGCTGAACGAAAACGACATCGGTCCCTACCGCACGTTCCTGAAACTGTCGCCGCCGCTGCGCACCGAAGAGGATCGCACGGCGCTGGTTGCCGCCGTCGCCTCCGGCCTGATCGATGTGATCATGTCCGACCACAATCCGCAGGACGTCGAGGTCAAGCGACTGCCGTTTGCCGAAGCGGCCTCGGGCGCGGTCGGGCTGCAGACCATGCTGCCGGCGGCGCTGCGGCTTGTTCATAACGGCGAGATGGATTTCAAGACGCTGATCCGGGCGATGTCGACCCGCCCGGCCGAACTGCTCGGTCTTCCCGGCGGCACGCTGCGGGCCGGTTCCCCGGCCGATGTCATCGTCATCGATCCCGATACGCCCTGGATCCTCGATCCGGCCGACCTCAAATCGCAGTGCAAGAACACCCCGTTCGACGAAGCCCGCTTCTCGGGACGCGTCGTGCGTACTATCGTGGGCGGCCGCACCGTCTATGAGCACGTCTAG